In Serratia sp. FDAARGOS_506, a genomic segment contains:
- a CDS encoding Na/Pi cotransporter family protein: MLTLLHLLSSVALLVWGTHIVRTGIMRVYGANLRRVLSDSVEKKPLAFVSGIGVTALVQSSNATALLVTSFVAQGLVGLAPALVIMLGADVGTALMARVLTFDLSWLSPLLILVGVFLFLSRKQMRIGQIGRVLIGLGLIVLALELIVAAATPITQAAGVKVLFSSLTGDVMLDALTGALFAIVSYSSLAAVLLTATLTASGVISLKVALCLVIGANLGSGLLAMINASGQNAAGRRVALGSLLFKLVGCVLVLPFVAYLADVMAQLPGGSEELVIYFHVFYNLIRCLVMIPLAGPMATLCERLIVDVAADDPRMRPRHLDASALDTPTLALANAARETLRMGDVVEHMMILQREVLHGKQGVDKEVRRLDDDVDVLYTAIKLYLAQIQKEDLGEEDSRRWAEIIEMALNLEQAGDIIERMAGDVGAKSHAARRAFSTEGLAELDGLHERLIGNLRLGLSVFLSGDVTSAKRLRRSKHRFRILDRRYAHAHVDRLHQQNVQSIETSSLHLGLLGDMKRLNSLFCAVAYNVLDQDAKDDDRDWEDTPSTL; this comes from the coding sequence GTGCTGACCCTTCTTCACCTGCTTTCGTCCGTGGCGCTGTTGGTGTGGGGCACCCACATCGTGCGCACCGGGATCATGCGGGTTTACGGCGCCAATCTGCGGCGCGTGTTGAGCGACAGCGTTGAGAAAAAACCGCTGGCGTTCGTTTCCGGCATCGGCGTGACCGCGCTGGTGCAAAGCAGCAACGCCACCGCGCTGCTGGTGACCTCTTTCGTCGCGCAGGGGCTGGTGGGGCTGGCGCCTGCGCTGGTGATCATGCTGGGCGCCGACGTCGGCACCGCGTTGATGGCGCGCGTGCTGACCTTCGATCTTTCCTGGCTGTCGCCGCTGCTGATCCTGGTCGGCGTCTTCCTGTTCCTCAGCCGCAAACAGATGCGGATCGGCCAGATCGGGCGCGTCTTGATCGGTCTTGGGCTGATCGTACTGGCGCTGGAGCTGATCGTGGCCGCCGCCACGCCGATCACCCAGGCGGCTGGGGTGAAAGTGCTGTTCTCGTCGCTGACCGGCGATGTGATGCTGGATGCCCTGACCGGCGCGCTGTTCGCCATCGTCAGTTACTCCAGCCTGGCGGCGGTGCTGCTGACCGCTACCTTGACCGCGTCCGGCGTGATTTCACTGAAGGTGGCGCTCTGCCTGGTGATCGGCGCCAACCTCGGCAGCGGCCTGTTGGCGATGATCAACGCCAGCGGCCAGAACGCTGCCGGGCGGCGCGTGGCGCTCGGCAGCCTGCTGTTCAAGCTGGTGGGTTGCGTGCTGGTGCTGCCGTTCGTCGCCTATCTGGCGGATGTGATGGCTCAGTTGCCTGGCGGCAGCGAAGAACTGGTGATCTATTTCCACGTGTTCTACAACTTGATCCGTTGTCTGGTGATGATCCCGCTGGCCGGGCCGATGGCGACGCTGTGCGAGCGGTTGATCGTCGACGTGGCGGCCGACGATCCGCGTATGCGGCCGCGTCATTTGGACGCCAGCGCGCTGGATACGCCGACGCTGGCGCTGGCCAACGCGGCGCGCGAAACGCTGCGGATGGGCGACGTGGTGGAACACATGATGATCCTGCAGCGCGAAGTGCTGCACGGCAAGCAAGGGGTGGATAAAGAAGTGCGGCGCCTGGACGATGACGTCGATGTGCTGTACACCGCCATCAAGCTGTATCTGGCGCAGATCCAAAAGGAAGATCTGGGCGAGGAAGACTCGCGCCGTTGGGCGGAGATCATCGAAATGGCGCTCAACCTGGAGCAGGCGGGCGACATCATCGAACGCATGGCCGGCGACGTGGGCGCCAAGTCGCACGCCGCGCGCCGCGCCTTCTCGACGGAAGGGCTGGCGGAGCTGGACGGGTTGCACGAGCGGCTGATCGGCAACCTGCGCCTGGGGCTGTCGGTGTTCCTGTCCGGCGACGTCACCAGCGCCAAGCGTCTGCGCCGTTCCAAGCACCGATTCCGCATTCTGGATCGCCGCTACGCGCACGCGCACGTCGATCGCCTGCACCAGCAAAACGTGCAGAGCATCGAGACCAGCTCGCTGCATCTGGGGTTGTTGGGGGACATGAAGCGTCTTAACTCGCTGTTCTGCGCCGTGGCTTACAACGTGTTGGATCAGGATGCGAAGGATGACGATCGCGACTGGGAAGACACCCCGAGCACGCTGTAA
- a CDS encoding alkaline phosphatase family protein — MKTILVLLDGLNYRVAHDAMGYLQAECAAGRGRLYLLESELPSLSRPLYECILTGVTPVESGVVHNHVSRLSHQQSVFHYARAAGLTTAAAAYHWFSELYNRTPFDAARDRHTDAPELPIQHGHFYYDDGYPDSHLFDDAESLRLRHQPDFLLIHPMNIDDAGHRFGLSSPQYRNAARRADGSLSRYLPEWLAAGYQVLVTADHGMNDDRSHGGVLPEERQVPLFVFGAGFSLDDADPQQTELCGTICDLLQAPHDKSRCRALLAQDAR; from the coding sequence ATGAAAACGATCCTCGTGCTGCTGGACGGCCTCAACTACCGGGTGGCGCACGACGCCATGGGTTATCTGCAGGCCGAATGCGCGGCGGGACGCGGACGGTTGTACCTGCTGGAGAGCGAGCTGCCCTCGCTCTCCCGGCCGCTGTATGAGTGCATCCTCACCGGCGTCACGCCGGTGGAGAGCGGCGTGGTGCACAACCACGTTTCGCGCCTTTCTCATCAACAAAGCGTGTTTCATTACGCGCGCGCCGCCGGGTTGACCACAGCCGCCGCCGCTTACCACTGGTTCAGCGAATTGTATAACCGCACGCCGTTCGACGCCGCGCGCGACCGCCATACCGACGCCCCCGAGCTGCCGATCCAGCACGGGCATTTCTATTACGATGACGGCTATCCCGACAGCCATCTGTTCGACGACGCCGAAAGCCTGCGCCTGCGTCATCAGCCGGATTTCCTGCTGATCCACCCGATGAACATCGACGACGCCGGGCACCGCTTCGGCCTCTCTTCGCCGCAGTACCGCAACGCGGCGCGCCGCGCCGACGGTTCGCTGTCGCGCTATCTGCCCGAATGGCTGGCCGCCGGTTATCAGGTGCTGGTCACCGCCGACCACGGCATGAACGACGATCGCAGCCACGGCGGCGTGTTGCCGGAAGAGCGCCAGGTGCCGCTGTTCGTGTTCGGTGCGGGCTTCAGCCTGGACGACGCCGATCCGCAGCAAACCGAGCTGTGCGGCACGATCTGCGATCTGCTGCAGGCGCCGCACGACAAGTCGCGCTGCCGGGCGTTGTTGGCGCAGGATGCGCGATGA
- a CDS encoding ABC transporter permease — MSRAERLYHRTVTGLLLLILLLPLAATLIYALATQWGATILPDGFTLKWLTALWSDPRFLQALWHSLLICFGTLLLSVVVILPAMFVIAYYFPKLDAVMNVLILLPFAVPPVVSAVGLMQLFAADPLPLLGTPWILVGCYFTIALPFIYRAISNNMQAINLRDLMDAAHLLGASTWQAALLVVLPNLRKGGTIAVLLSFSFLIGEFVFANLLVGSQYETLQVYLFNMRNGSGHFTSALVISYFAVVLLVTWLANLLNKNKA, encoded by the coding sequence ATGTCGCGTGCTGAACGCCTCTATCACCGTACGGTGACCGGCCTGCTGCTGCTGATCCTGCTGCTGCCGTTGGCGGCGACGCTGATTTATGCGCTGGCCACCCAGTGGGGCGCCACCATTTTGCCGGACGGTTTTACCCTGAAGTGGCTGACGGCGCTGTGGAGCGATCCGCGCTTCTTGCAGGCGCTGTGGCACTCGTTGCTGATCTGCTTCGGCACGCTGCTGTTGTCGGTCGTGGTGATCCTGCCGGCGATGTTTGTGATCGCTTACTACTTCCCCAAGCTGGATGCGGTGATGAACGTGCTGATTCTGCTGCCGTTCGCCGTGCCGCCGGTAGTGTCGGCGGTGGGGCTGATGCAACTGTTCGCCGCTGACCCGCTGCCGCTGCTCGGCACCCCCTGGATTTTGGTGGGTTGCTATTTCACCATCGCGCTGCCGTTTATCTATCGCGCCATCAGCAACAATATGCAGGCGATCAACCTGCGCGATCTGATGGACGCCGCACACCTGCTCGGCGCCAGTACCTGGCAAGCGGCGCTGCTGGTGGTGTTGCCGAACCTGCGCAAGGGCGGAACGATCGCTGTGCTGCTTTCTTTCTCGTTCCTGATCGGCGAGTTCGTGTTCGCCAACCTGCTGGTGGGCAGCCAGTATGAAACGCTGCAGGTCTACCTGTTCAACATGCGCAACGGCAGCGGGCACTTCACCAGCGCGTTGGTCATCTCCTATTTCGCCGTGGTGCTGCTCGTCACCTGGCTGGCGAATCTGCTGAATAAAAACAAGGCTTAA
- a CDS encoding ABC transporter substrate-binding protein translates to MKRLCASVLTSAIVLSSQMSWAADTDLAALEQAAKKEGEVNSVGMPDSWANWKGTWQDLLSKYGLKHVDTDMSSAQEIAKFDAEKNNATADIGDVGAAFGPVAVQKGVTQPYKPSTWDQVPDWAKDKDGHWALAYTGTIAFIINKQQVKDIPHSWADLLKGSYQVTIGDVGTASQAASGVLAATYAMGGNEKNLKPGLEFFGKLAKAGRLSLSNPVIASLEKGEVQVGVVWDFNGLNYRDQIDKTRFEVLIPSDGSITSGYTTIINKYAKHPNAAKLAREYIFSDAGQINLARGYARPIRAEHLTLPDDVKAKLLPAEQYKNAHPIADPAAWEQSAKTLPRLWQENVIMFMQQ, encoded by the coding sequence ATGAAACGTTTGTGCGCTTCTGTGTTAACCAGTGCCATCGTGTTATCCAGCCAGATGAGCTGGGCCGCGGATACCGATCTGGCGGCGCTGGAGCAGGCCGCTAAAAAAGAAGGCGAAGTCAACAGCGTCGGCATGCCGGACAGCTGGGCCAACTGGAAAGGCACCTGGCAAGATCTGTTGAGCAAATACGGCCTGAAGCATGTTGATACCGACATGAGCTCCGCGCAGGAGATCGCCAAATTCGATGCGGAAAAGAACAACGCCACGGCGGATATCGGTGACGTCGGCGCGGCCTTCGGCCCGGTGGCGGTGCAGAAGGGCGTGACGCAGCCGTACAAACCCTCTACCTGGGATCAGGTGCCGGACTGGGCGAAAGACAAAGACGGCCATTGGGCGCTGGCTTACACCGGCACCATCGCCTTCATCATCAACAAGCAGCAGGTGAAAGACATTCCGCACAGCTGGGCCGATCTGCTGAAGGGCAGCTATCAGGTCACCATCGGCGACGTCGGCACCGCTTCACAGGCGGCCAGCGGCGTGCTGGCGGCCACCTACGCCATGGGCGGCAACGAAAAAAACCTCAAGCCGGGCCTGGAGTTCTTCGGCAAGCTGGCCAAGGCCGGCCGCCTGAGCCTGAGTAACCCGGTGATCGCTTCTCTGGAGAAAGGGGAAGTGCAGGTCGGTGTGGTGTGGGACTTCAACGGCCTCAACTACCGCGACCAGATCGACAAAACCCGCTTTGAAGTGCTGATCCCGTCGGACGGTTCGATCACTTCCGGCTACACCACCATCATCAACAAATACGCCAAGCACCCGAACGCCGCCAAGCTGGCGCGCGAATACATCTTCTCCGACGCCGGCCAGATCAACCTGGCGCGCGGCTATGCCCGCCCGATCCGCGCCGAACATTTGACGCTGCCGGACGACGTCAAGGCCAAGCTGCTGCCGGCCGAACAGTACAAGAACGCGCACCCGATCGCCGATCCGGCGGCCTGGGAACAGAGCGCCAAAACGCTGCCGCGCCTGTGGCAGGAAAACGTCATTATGTTTATGCAGCAGTGA
- a CDS encoding hemagglutinin repeat-containing protein, with protein MKNNNFRLSAAGKLAAALAIILAASAGAYAAEIVAANGANGPGVSTAATGAQVVDIVAPNGNGLSHNQYQDFNVNQPGAVLNNSREAGLSQLAGQLGANPNLGGREASVILNEVIGRNPSLLHGQQEIFGMAADYVLANPNGISCQGCGFINTSRSSLVVGNPLVENGLLQGYSTLDNRNTLSLNGTLNAGGVLDLIAPKIDSRGDVIVQDFTQRNGSVTSAAINAISGHNRVARDGKVLASVQPTTALDSYYLGSMQAGRINIINTAQGSGVKLAGTLAAGDELKVKAYDIRSESRVDDASSNRNGSENYQNYRGGIYVNDRSSSQKLTRTELKGKNISLVADNHAHLTATDIRGEDITLQGGKLTLDGQQLKQTQGYTDDRWFYSWQYDVTREREQHQQAGSTVAASGSAKLVSTREDVNLLGANLSADRALSVKAARDAHLAGLVEKEKSTERGYQRNHTSSLRTGSWSSSDESESLKASELRSQGVLTLEAGNNVATQGAKLHASRDLTVNAGNQIQVGVQKTANAKAVRDDKTSWGGIGGGDNKNNSNRREVSHASELTSDGTLRLNGQQGVTITGSKARGKEGGLVTATQGGLRIDNALSTTVDKIDARTGTAFNITSSSHKADNSYQSSTASELKSDTNLKLVSRQNTDVIGSQVTSGGELSVTSQTGNINVKTAEQQQKIDEQKTALTVNGYAKEAGDKQYRAGLRIEHTRDSEKTTRTENRASTLSGGSVRLEAEKDVTFSGSKLVADKGDASVSGNKVSFLAADDKTTSNTEKTKIGGGFYYTGGIDKLGSGVEAGYENSKTQAQSSKAVTSGSDVKGNLTVNARDKLTQQGAQHSVGGAYKENAAGVDHLAAADTANSTTTKTDAGVNIGANVDYSAVTRPVERAVGKAAKLDATGVINDIGGIGAPNVGLDIGAQGGSSEKRSSSSQAVASSVKAGSIDINATGEVRDQGTQYQASKGAVTLTADSHRSEAATNRQEEQNRDTRGSAGVRVYTTTGSDLTVDAKGEGGTQRSNSSASQAVTGSIDAANGISVNVKQDAVYQGTALNGGSGKTTVNAGGDIRLEQANDKQSENHSGFNVKASAKGGFTADSKNFGAGFGGGTHNGESSSSTAQVGNVSGQQGVELNAGRDLTLQGTDVKSQGDVTLSAGNKVALQAAESTQMRKESKLSGNLDLGAGSSDSKEKTGGSLSAGGAFDIAKVNESATERQGATLASDGKVTLSAGGKGDDALHLQGAKVSGGSAALEAKNGGILLESAKNEQHKDNWSLGIKANARGGQTFNKDAGGKVDPNTGKDTHTLGAGLKVGVEQQDKATHTNTGITAGDVALNSGKDTRLAGARVDADSVQGKVGGDLRVESRKDVEKGVKVDVDAGLSHSNDPGSSITSKLSKVGTPRYAGKVKEKLEAGVNKVADATTDKYNSVARRLDPQQDTTGTVSFSKVDGKVTLPETPAGEKPKGPLWDRGARTVGGAVKDSITGPAGRQGQLKVNADVVNNNAVSEQSAITGKNGVALQVGGQPQLTGGEIRSQQGKVELGGSKVSQQDVSGQRYQGGGRVDAAATVGGLLGGAAKQSVDGNVPFVSGHASTKQADAKAGVFSGK; from the coding sequence ATGAAAAATAATAACTTCAGGCTTTCAGCAGCAGGCAAACTGGCCGCCGCACTGGCGATTATTCTCGCCGCTTCCGCCGGCGCCTATGCCGCGGAGATCGTGGCGGCCAACGGCGCCAACGGCCCCGGCGTTTCCACCGCCGCAACCGGCGCGCAGGTAGTCGACATCGTCGCGCCGAACGGCAACGGGTTGTCGCACAACCAATATCAGGACTTCAATGTCAATCAGCCCGGCGCGGTGCTGAACAACTCCCGCGAGGCGGGGCTGTCGCAGTTGGCCGGTCAACTGGGCGCCAACCCCAATCTGGGTGGGCGCGAAGCCAGCGTCATCCTCAACGAAGTGATCGGCCGTAACCCTTCTCTGCTGCATGGCCAGCAAGAGATCTTCGGCATGGCGGCCGACTACGTGCTGGCCAACCCGAACGGCATCAGTTGCCAGGGCTGCGGGTTCATCAACACCAGCCGCTCCTCGCTGGTGGTCGGCAACCCGCTGGTGGAGAACGGCCTGCTGCAGGGCTACAGCACCCTGGATAACCGCAATACTCTGAGCCTCAACGGCACCCTGAACGCCGGCGGCGTGCTGGATCTGATCGCACCGAAGATAGACAGCCGCGGCGACGTGATCGTGCAAGACTTCACCCAGCGCAACGGCAGCGTGACGTCGGCGGCGATCAACGCCATCAGCGGCCATAACCGCGTGGCGCGCGATGGCAAGGTGCTGGCCAGCGTACAGCCGACCACTGCGCTGGACAGCTACTACCTCGGCAGCATGCAGGCGGGGCGCATCAACATCATCAACACCGCACAGGGCAGCGGCGTGAAGCTGGCCGGCACGCTGGCCGCCGGCGACGAGCTCAAGGTGAAAGCCTACGATATTCGCAGCGAAAGCCGCGTTGATGACGCCAGCAGCAACCGCAACGGCAGCGAGAATTACCAGAACTATCGCGGTGGCATCTACGTCAACGACCGCAGCAGCAGCCAGAAGCTGACCCGCACCGAGCTGAAAGGCAAGAACATCAGCCTGGTGGCGGATAACCACGCACACCTCACCGCCACCGACATTCGCGGCGAAGACATTACGCTGCAGGGCGGCAAACTGACGCTCGACGGCCAGCAGTTGAAACAGACGCAGGGCTACACCGACGACCGCTGGTTCTACTCCTGGCAATACGACGTCACCCGTGAACGCGAGCAGCATCAGCAGGCGGGCAGCACCGTCGCCGCCAGCGGCAGCGCCAAACTCGTCAGCACCCGGGAAGACGTGAATCTGTTGGGCGCCAACCTCAGCGCCGACCGGGCGCTGAGCGTCAAAGCGGCGCGCGACGCGCATCTCGCCGGGCTGGTGGAGAAGGAGAAGTCCACCGAGCGCGGCTATCAGCGCAACCACACTTCCAGCCTGCGCACCGGCAGTTGGAGCAGCAGCGACGAAAGCGAAAGCCTGAAGGCCAGCGAACTGCGCAGCCAGGGGGTGCTGACGCTGGAGGCCGGCAACAACGTCGCTACCCAGGGAGCCAAACTGCACGCCAGCCGCGATTTGACGGTCAATGCCGGCAACCAGATCCAGGTCGGGGTGCAGAAAACCGCCAACGCCAAAGCGGTGCGCGATGACAAAACCTCCTGGGGCGGCATCGGCGGCGGCGACAACAAGAACAACAGTAACCGCCGCGAGGTCAGCCACGCTTCCGAACTGACCAGCGACGGCACTCTGCGTCTGAACGGTCAGCAGGGCGTCACCATCACCGGCAGCAAGGCGCGCGGCAAGGAAGGCGGTCTGGTCACCGCCACGCAGGGCGGCCTGCGCATCGATAACGCACTGAGCACCACCGTGGACAAAATCGACGCGCGTACCGGCACCGCCTTCAACATCACCAGCAGTTCGCATAAGGCCGACAACAGCTACCAGAGCAGCACCGCCAGCGAGCTGAAGTCTGATACCAACCTGAAGCTGGTCAGCCGTCAGAATACCGACGTGATCGGCAGCCAGGTCACCAGCGGCGGCGAACTGAGCGTCACGTCGCAGACCGGCAACATCAACGTCAAGACCGCCGAGCAGCAGCAAAAAATCGATGAGCAGAAGACTGCGCTTACCGTCAACGGCTACGCCAAAGAAGCCGGCGACAAGCAATACCGCGCCGGTTTGCGCATCGAACATACCCGCGACAGCGAAAAAACCACCCGCACCGAAAACCGCGCCTCAACCCTCAGCGGCGGCAGCGTGAGGCTCGAGGCGGAGAAGGACGTGACCTTCAGCGGCTCTAAACTGGTCGCCGACAAAGGCGACGCCAGCGTCAGCGGTAACAAAGTCTCGTTCCTGGCGGCCGATGACAAAACCACGTCGAACACCGAGAAGACCAAGATCGGCGGCGGTTTCTACTACACCGGCGGCATCGACAAGCTCGGCAGCGGCGTGGAAGCCGGCTACGAAAACAGCAAAACGCAGGCGCAGAGCAGCAAGGCGGTCACCTCCGGCAGCGACGTCAAAGGCAACCTGACTGTCAACGCCCGCGACAAGCTGACCCAGCAAGGCGCGCAGCACAGCGTCGGCGGCGCCTACAAAGAGAACGCCGCCGGCGTCGATCATTTGGCCGCCGCCGACACCGCCAACAGCACCACCACCAAAACCGACGCCGGCGTGAACATCGGCGCCAACGTCGATTACAGCGCCGTGACCCGCCCGGTCGAGCGCGCGGTCGGCAAGGCGGCCAAGCTGGACGCCACCGGCGTCATCAACGACATCGGCGGCATCGGCGCGCCTAACGTCGGCCTGGATATCGGCGCACAGGGCGGCAGCAGCGAAAAACGCAGCAGCAGCTCGCAGGCGGTGGCCAGCTCGGTGAAAGCCGGCAGCATCGACATCAATGCCACAGGCGAAGTGCGCGATCAGGGCACGCAATATCAGGCGAGCAAAGGCGCGGTCACACTGACGGCGGACAGCCACCGCAGCGAAGCCGCGACGAACCGCCAGGAAGAGCAGAACCGCGACACCCGCGGCAGCGCCGGCGTGCGCGTCTACACCACCACCGGCAGCGACCTGACCGTGGACGCCAAGGGCGAAGGCGGCACCCAGCGCAGCAACAGCAGCGCCAGCCAAGCGGTGACCGGCTCGATCGATGCGGCCAACGGCATCAGCGTCAACGTGAAACAAGACGCGGTCTATCAGGGCACCGCGCTGAACGGCGGCAGCGGTAAAACCACCGTCAACGCCGGCGGCGATATCCGCTTAGAGCAGGCCAACGATAAGCAGAGCGAAAACCACAGCGGCTTCAACGTCAAGGCTTCGGCGAAGGGCGGCTTCACCGCCGACAGCAAAAACTTCGGCGCCGGTTTCGGCGGTGGCACCCACAACGGTGAAAGCAGCAGCAGCACCGCACAGGTCGGCAACGTCAGCGGCCAACAGGGCGTGGAGCTGAACGCAGGCCGCGATCTGACGTTGCAGGGCACCGACGTCAAGAGCCAGGGTGACGTCACCCTGAGCGCGGGCAACAAGGTCGCGCTGCAGGCGGCGGAATCGACCCAAATGCGTAAGGAGAGCAAGCTGTCCGGCAATCTCGATCTGGGCGCCGGCAGCAGCGACAGCAAGGAAAAAACCGGCGGCAGCCTCTCCGCCGGCGGCGCCTTCGACATCGCCAAGGTGAATGAGTCCGCGACCGAACGCCAGGGCGCCACGCTTGCCTCAGACGGCAAGGTCACCCTGTCCGCCGGCGGCAAAGGCGACGATGCGCTGCATCTGCAAGGCGCCAAGGTCAGCGGCGGCAGCGCCGCGCTCGAGGCGAAAAACGGCGGCATCCTGCTGGAATCCGCCAAGAACGAGCAGCATAAGGACAACTGGAGCCTGGGTATCAAAGCCAACGCCAGAGGCGGCCAAACGTTCAACAAAGACGCCGGCGGCAAGGTCGATCCGAACACCGGCAAAGACACCCATACGCTGGGCGCCGGTCTGAAGGTTGGCGTGGAGCAGCAGGATAAAGCCACGCACACCAACACCGGCATCACTGCGGGCGACGTGGCGCTCAACAGCGGCAAAGACACCCGCCTCGCCGGGGCGCGCGTCGATGCCGACAGCGTACAGGGCAAGGTGGGCGGCGATCTGCGCGTCGAAAGCCGTAAGGACGTCGAGAAAGGCGTGAAAGTGGATGTGGATGCCGGACTGAGCCACAGCAACGATCCGGGCAGCAGCATCACCTCCAAGCTGTCGAAGGTAGGCACGCCGCGCTACGCCGGTAAAGTGAAAGAGAAACTGGAGGCCGGGGTAAACAAAGTGGCCGACGCCACCACCGACAAGTACAACAGCGTAGCGCGTCGCCTCGATCCGCAACAGGACACCACCGGTACGGTCAGCTTCAGCAAAGTCGACGGCAAAGTGACGCTGCCGGAAACGCCGGCCGGTGAGAAACCGAAGGGCCCGCTGTGGGATCGCGGCGCACGCACCGTCGGCGGCGCGGTGAAAGACAGCATCACCGGGCCGGCGGGCCGCCAGGGGCAACTCAAGGTCAATGCCGACGTGGTGAACAACAACGCGGTCAGCGAGCAATCGGCGATTACCGGTAAGAACGGCGTGGCGCTGCAGGTAGGGGGCCAACCCCAACTGACCGGCGGCGAGATCCGCAGCCAGCAGGGCAAGGTGGAGCTGGGCGGCAGCAAAGTCAGCCAACAGGACGTCAGCGGCCAGCGCTATCAGGGCGGCGGCCGCGTCGATGCGGCGGCCACGGTCGGCGGGTTGCTAGGCGGCGCGGCGAAGCAAAGCGTCGACGGCAACGTGCCGTTCGTCAGCGGCCATGCCTCAACGAAGCAGGCGGATGCCAAAGCCGGCGTGTTCAGCGGCAAATAA
- a CDS encoding ABC transporter ATP-binding protein: MAYLNVTRLNKHYGQTQVFQDIDFTAEEGEFVTLLGPSGCGKSTLLRCLAGLTPVDSGHILLQGQDLVPLAPQKRGIGMVFQSYALFPNMTVEGNVAFGLKMQKLAAGQIGQRVQEVLALVELSDLAKRYPHQLSGGQCQRVALARSLVTRPRLLLLDEPLSALDARIRKHLREQIRRIQRELNLTAIFVTHDQEEALTLSDRIVLMNKGQIVQSGDAETLYTQPADAFAAGFIGNYNLLSAEQAGRLTGRSYAGKVAIRPESIGLLPAGQGIGGVILGHSLLGNVVRYRIQVCDVELLVDVLNRSVADLRPDGAEIGLHLEPVVLREVA; the protein is encoded by the coding sequence ATGGCTTATCTCAACGTCACCCGCCTGAACAAACACTATGGCCAGACCCAGGTGTTTCAGGATATCGATTTCACCGCCGAAGAGGGGGAGTTCGTCACCCTGCTGGGGCCGAGCGGCTGCGGCAAATCAACGCTGCTGCGCTGCCTGGCCGGCCTGACCCCGGTCGACAGCGGGCACATTTTGCTGCAGGGCCAGGATCTGGTGCCGCTGGCGCCGCAAAAGCGCGGCATCGGCATGGTGTTCCAAAGCTATGCGCTGTTTCCCAATATGACGGTGGAGGGCAATGTGGCCTTCGGCCTGAAAATGCAGAAGCTGGCGGCCGGGCAGATCGGTCAGCGGGTGCAGGAGGTGCTGGCGCTGGTGGAGCTGAGCGATCTGGCGAAGCGCTATCCGCATCAGCTGTCGGGCGGCCAGTGTCAGCGCGTGGCGCTGGCGCGGTCGCTGGTCACCCGCCCGCGGCTGCTGCTGCTCGACGAACCGCTGTCGGCGCTGGACGCGCGTATCCGCAAACACCTGCGCGAGCAGATCCGGCGCATTCAGCGCGAGCTGAACCTGACGGCGATCTTCGTCACCCACGATCAGGAAGAGGCATTGACCCTGTCGGATCGCATCGTGCTGATGAACAAGGGGCAGATCGTGCAGAGCGGCGATGCGGAAACCCTGTATACCCAGCCGGCGGATGCCTTCGCCGCCGGGTTTATCGGCAACTATAACCTGCTGAGCGCCGAACAGGCCGGCCGGCTGACCGGGCGCAGCTATGCCGGCAAGGTGGCGATCCGCCCCGAATCGATCGGCCTGTTGCCGGCCGGGCAGGGGATCGGCGGGGTGATCCTTGGTCACAGTTTGCTCGGGAATGTGGTACGCTATCGGATTCAGGTTTGCGATGTAGAATTGCTGGTTGACGTGCTCAATCGTTCGGTGGCCGACCTGCGGCCCGACGGCGCGGAAATTGGGCTACACTTGGAACCTGTTGTATTGCGGGAAGTTGCATGA
- a CDS encoding ABC transporter permease subunit, which translates to MNSKTKWIAALCLLPFIVLFGAFQIAPLVWIAVHSFFSETSGWGWGNYVDILTSQFYLQAFQFSLEISLWSSVYGLLIALVGSYSLRQLGQTRFHDFVMSFTNMTSNFAGVPLAFAFVILLGLNGCLTLLLRKYGLMESFNLYSKSGLIVLYTYFQIPLGVLLLYPAFDALRADWRESAALLGAGPWRYWRHIGLPVLAPALMGTFVILLANALGAYATVYALTTGNFNVIPIRISALVAGDISLDPNLASALAMLLVVMMAFITVIHQWMLRRSYLNARS; encoded by the coding sequence ATGAACAGCAAAACCAAATGGATCGCCGCACTGTGCCTGCTGCCGTTTATCGTGCTGTTCGGCGCGTTTCAGATCGCCCCGCTGGTGTGGATCGCCGTTCACAGTTTTTTCAGCGAGACCAGCGGCTGGGGATGGGGCAACTATGTCGATATCCTCACGTCGCAGTTCTACCTGCAGGCGTTTCAGTTCTCGCTGGAGATCTCGCTGTGGTCGAGCGTCTACGGCTTGTTGATTGCGTTAGTTGGCAGTTACTCACTGCGCCAGCTCGGCCAGACCCGATTTCATGACTTCGTGATGTCGTTCACCAACATGACCAGCAACTTCGCCGGGGTGCCGCTGGCGTTCGCCTTCGTCATTCTGCTGGGGCTGAACGGCTGCCTGACGCTTTTGCTGCGCAAATACGGTTTGATGGAGAGTTTCAACCTCTATTCGAAGAGCGGCCTGATCGTGCTGTATACCTACTTCCAGATCCCGTTGGGGGTGCTGTTGTTGTATCCGGCGTTCGACGCGCTGCGCGCCGACTGGCGTGAATCGGCGGCGCTGCTCGGCGCCGGCCCCTGGCGCTATTGGCGGCATATCGGCCTGCCGGTGCTGGCGCCGGCGCTGATGGGCACCTTCGTCATCCTGCTGGCCAACGCGCTGGGTGCCTACGCCACGGTGTACGCGCTGACCACCGGCAACTTCAACGTGATCCCGATCCGCATCTCGGCGCTGGTGGCGGGGGACATCTCCCTCGATCCGAACCTGGCCAGCGCGCTGGCGATGCTGCTGGTGGTGATGATGGCGTTTATCACAGTGATCCACCAATGGATGTTGCGCAGGAGCTACCTCAATGCGCGCTCATAA